The sequence below is a genomic window from Nocardia fluminea.
GCGCACCACCGCACAGCTGTCCGAGGACGGCACGCACTATGTGCTCAACGGGTCCAAGACCTTCATCACCGGTGGTGTGCACGCCGACCGGGTGATCGTCTGCGCGCGGACCGCCCCACCGTCGGACAGCGATCGCCGCCACGGCATCTCGTTGCTCGTCGTCGATACGAAGTCGCCGGGCTACGCGGTGGGACGCAAGCTGGACAAGCTGGGTCTGAAGGTCTCCGACACCGCGGAGCTGTCCTTCACCGACGTGCGGGTTCCGGTCTCGGACCTGCTGGGGGAGGCGAACGAGGGTTTCAGCTACCTGGGCCAGAACCTGCCGCAGGAACGGCTCTCGATCGCGCTCGGCGCCTACGCCCAGGCCAAGGCGGCGATCCGGTTCACTGTCGAATACACCACAGGCCGTAGTGTTTTCGGCCAGCCGGTGGCGCAATTCCAGAACACCAAGTTCGAACTGGCCGCCTGCCGGGCCGAGGTCGACGCCGCCGAGGCGGTCGTCGACCGGGCGCTCGAGGCGCTGGACCGTGAGGAACTCACCGCCGCAGATGCGGCATCGGCCAAACTGTTCTGCTCCGAGGTGGCCTCGCGGGTGATCGACCGCTGCCTGCAACTGCACGGTGGTTACGGCTACATCAACGAGTACCCGGTGGCCCGCCTCTACGCCGACAACCGGGTCAACCGGATCTACGGCGGCACCAGCGAGGTGATGAAGATGATCATCGCCAAGGACATGGGCTTGTGAGCGCCACCGCGTACC
It includes:
- a CDS encoding acyl-CoA dehydrogenase family protein, coding for MHRTVFDDEHEAFRKTVRAFIESKVSPVYDQWYEAGIVPREFYTELAGLGVFGIEVPEEYGGAGIESFKFQAILLEETTRAGVSFGGSGVHVGLCLPYLKNLATDEQKQRWLPGFVSGEIMFAIAMTEPGTGSDLAGMRTTAQLSEDGTHYVLNGSKTFITGGVHADRVIVCARTAPPSDSDRRHGISLLVVDTKSPGYAVGRKLDKLGLKVSDTAELSFTDVRVPVSDLLGEANEGFSYLGQNLPQERLSIALGAYAQAKAAIRFTVEYTTGRSVFGQPVAQFQNTKFELAACRAEVDAAEAVVDRALEALDREELTAADAASAKLFCSEVASRVIDRCLQLHGGYGYINEYPVARLYADNRVNRIYGGTSEVMKMIIAKDMGL